Part of the Desulfurellaceae bacterium genome, ACAGCTAGCCGGGTCTGTGTTGTCTCTTCCGACGGAGCCAAGGAGTATCCGATGCCTCAGTCTTTTCCCCATGTGTTGAACGGTGTCCGCGTTCTCGATTTGACCCGTGCTCTGGCCGGCCCGAGCTGTACCCGGATGCTGGCCGAGATGGGCGCCGAGGTCATCAAGGTCGAATCAGCCCCACGTGGGGACATGGTCCGCAACGCCAGCACCTTTCGGAACAAGCGCAGCCTGTACTACGTGCAGCATAACCGGGGCAAGAAGAGCCTGTGTGTGAATCTGCGCGATCCCCGCGGCATGGCCCTGGTCGCCGGGCTGGTCGGCCAGGTCGATATCGTGGTCGAGAACTTCAAGCCCGGGGTGATGGCCGATATGGGTCTGGACTACGACCGGCTCAAGGAGTTCAAGTCCGATGTCATCCTGTGCTCCATCTCGGCCATGGGCCAGACCGGGCCGCTGTCTCATAAGCCCGGCTACGATTATATTGCCCAGGCTTATGCCGGCATCACCTCGATGATCGGCGAGCCCGACGAGGCGCCGTATATTCCGGGGGTCGGCCTGGGCGATATCAGCACCGGCGTCCACGCCGCGCTGGGCGTCCTGGCCGCCCTGCGCCACCGCGATCAGACCGGCGAGGGCCAGCACCTCGATGTGGCCCTGCTGGACGTGTACTACCACTACCACGAGGTCAACGTACACCAGCCGCGGGCCACCAACGGCCGGCTCAGACCCAGGCCCGCCGGACGCCACATGACCTATGCCTGCCCGGCCGGGGTGTTCCAGGCCAGCGACGGCTATGTGGTGATCATG contains:
- a CDS encoding CoA transferase, with protein sequence MPQSFPHVLNGVRVLDLTRALAGPSCTRMLAEMGAEVIKVESAPRGDMVRNASTFRNKRSLYYVQHNRGKKSLCVNLRDPRGMALVAGLVGQVDIVVENFKPGVMADMGLDYDRLKEFKSDVILCSISAMGQTGPLSHKPGYDYIAQAYAGITSMIGEPDEAPYIPGVGLGDISTGVHAALGVLAALRHRDQTGEGQHLDVALLDVYYHYHEVNVHQPRATNGRLRPRPAGRHMTYACPAGVFQASDGYVVIMAHLHHWKDLCKAIDRPDLVDHPDFQTDNLRLKRRDTVTQLLEDWLQTFPDVPSAVAHLEKFGVPVAPVLSVVDTLDYPHLRQRGTVRTITDRLHGELDVPGFPIKFSGFPEELPLEAATLGQHNEEILTDYLGQTPEQVQELREAGVLVSLRLAQPSLRASLSPVTVSCSSSGSESHRSAPLP